One Oceanispirochaeta sp. DNA window includes the following coding sequences:
- the fusA gene encoding elongation factor G encodes MSADITKMRNIGISAHIDSGKTTLTERILFFCQKIHAIHEVRGKDGVGATMDSMELERERGITIASAATAVTWKDHDINIIDTPGHVDFTIEVERALRVLDGAVLVLCSVGGVQSQSITVDRQLKRYGVPRIAFVNKSDRTGANPYKVCDQLKEKLNLNSVMMQVPIGLEENLEGVIDLIRMKAIYFDGHDGEMVRIEEIPSALQAEADERREMMLDTVSMFSEEVMELMMEETEIPEDLLHETVRKAVIAQELVPVYLGSAYKNKGVQEMMDAILRYLPSPPDVVNKALDLDDNENEVIIPSDRSKPPIALAFKLEDGQYGQLTYIRVYQGMVKKGSEMMNARNGRKFKVGRLVRMHSNNMEDIVEAPAGDIVALFGIECASGDTFCDPSMNLSMTSMFVPDAVISLSIKPVDKSASDKMAKALNRFTKEDPTFRTHVDPESNETIVSGMGELHLEVYIERMKREYQAEVITGAPQVAYREAISRSADFNYTHKKQTGGSGQYARVAGMMEPLDAENEKDYEFENKIKGGSIPTEYIPSCDKGFQMAMHKGSLIGAPVVGVKMSIVDGQYHAVDSSDQAFQTAALGAFREAYKKAKPVILEPIMKVTVEGPTEFQGNIFSTLNQRRGMIVASSDEGNYSVVEAEVPLSEMFGYSTVLRSSTQGKAEFTMEFAKYGRVPSSVTDDLIKKYEDEKKAQQK; translated from the coding sequence ATGAGTGCAGATATCACGAAAATGCGTAATATCGGAATCAGCGCCCACATCGACTCAGGTAAAACAACACTGACAGAACGAATTCTGTTCTTCTGTCAGAAAATTCATGCCATTCACGAAGTTAGAGGTAAAGATGGGGTTGGAGCCACAATGGACTCCATGGAGCTGGAACGAGAAAGAGGGATCACCATTGCGTCGGCAGCAACCGCCGTAACCTGGAAAGATCATGATATTAATATTATCGATACTCCCGGTCACGTTGACTTCACAATTGAAGTAGAGCGTGCCCTTCGTGTATTGGACGGAGCCGTACTGGTCCTCTGTTCTGTAGGTGGTGTTCAGTCACAGTCCATTACTGTTGACCGCCAGCTGAAAAGATATGGAGTGCCCCGTATTGCATTTGTCAACAAGAGTGACAGAACAGGTGCTAATCCTTACAAAGTTTGTGATCAGCTGAAAGAAAAACTGAACCTCAATTCTGTGATGATGCAGGTTCCTATCGGACTCGAAGAAAATCTGGAAGGTGTCATTGACCTTATCAGAATGAAAGCCATCTATTTTGATGGTCATGATGGTGAGATGGTTAGAATTGAAGAAATCCCCTCGGCATTACAGGCTGAAGCCGACGAAAGACGTGAAATGATGCTGGATACGGTTTCCATGTTCAGTGAAGAAGTCATGGAACTGATGATGGAAGAAACCGAGATCCCTGAAGATTTGCTTCACGAAACAGTTAGAAAAGCCGTTATTGCTCAGGAACTGGTACCCGTATACCTGGGTTCTGCATATAAAAACAAGGGTGTTCAGGAAATGATGGATGCGATTCTCCGCTACCTGCCTTCTCCTCCCGATGTTGTCAATAAGGCTTTGGATCTGGATGATAATGAAAATGAAGTCATCATTCCTTCCGATCGTTCCAAACCCCCGATCGCTCTGGCTTTCAAGCTGGAAGACGGACAGTATGGTCAGCTGACCTATATTCGTGTTTATCAGGGAATGGTCAAGAAAGGATCGGAAATGATGAATGCCAGAAACGGCAGAAAGTTTAAAGTCGGTCGTCTGGTAAGAATGCATTCCAACAATATGGAAGATATTGTCGAAGCACCTGCAGGAGACATTGTTGCCCTTTTTGGTATTGAATGTGCCTCGGGTGATACCTTCTGTGACCCCAGCATGAATTTATCCATGACATCCATGTTTGTACCCGACGCGGTTATTTCTCTTTCTATCAAACCTGTTGATAAGTCTGCCTCCGACAAGATGGCTAAGGCTCTCAACAGATTTACCAAGGAAGACCCCACGTTTAGAACTCATGTGGATCCAGAATCAAACGAAACGATTGTGTCTGGAATGGGTGAGCTTCACCTTGAAGTGTATATTGAAAGAATGAAGAGAGAGTATCAGGCAGAAGTCATTACCGGTGCTCCCCAGGTTGCCTATAGAGAAGCTATTTCTCGATCAGCCGACTTCAACTATACCCATAAGAAACAGACCGGTGGTTCCGGTCAGTATGCCCGTGTTGCCGGTATGATGGAACCTCTGGATGCTGAAAATGAGAAAGATTATGAGTTTGAGAATAAGATCAAGGGTGGCTCTATTCCTACAGAATATATTCCATCCTGTGACAAAGGTTTTCAGATGGCCATGCATAAAGGATCACTCATTGGAGCACCCGTTGTCGGTGTCAAAATGTCTATTGTTGATGGCCAGTATCATGCTGTTGACTCCTCAGACCAGGCCTTCCAGACTGCTGCTCTCGGTGCATTCCGAGAAGCCTATAAGAAAGCCAAGCCTGTTATTCTTGAACCAATCATGAAAGTTACCGTTGAAGGACCTACAGAATTTCAAGGTAATATTTTTAGTACACTCAACCAGAGACGCGGTATGATTGTAGCCTCAAGTGATGAAGGAAATTACAGTGTTGTTGAAGCTGAAGTTCCTTTGAGTGAAATGTTTGGTTACTCCACCGTGCTTCGTTCCTCTACTCAGGGTAAGGCTGAGTTCACCATGGAATTTGCCAAATATGGCCGTGTTCCTTCCAGTGTGACCGATGACTTGATCAAAAAGTACGAAGACGAAAAGAAAGCACAGCAGAAATAG